The Kineothrix sp. MB12-C1 genome includes a window with the following:
- a CDS encoding DUF4256 domain-containing protein: MKSKEDKIRPEDREELFKVWKSRFEKNKHRHRDILWEDVQKKLENNEGKLWSLEQMEVTGGEPDVVGYDEKTDEYIFYDCAAESPKERRSLCYDRRALDSRKQAKPASSVMDMAQTMGIELLTEEEYRELQKLGKFDQKTSSWVKTPDNIRELGGAIFCDYRYGTVFVYHNGAESYYSSRGFRGVLKV, translated from the coding sequence ATGAAGAGTAAAGAGGATAAGATACGGCCGGAAGACCGCGAAGAACTGTTTAAAGTATGGAAATCCCGATTTGAGAAAAATAAGCACCGCCATAGGGACATATTATGGGAAGATGTGCAAAAGAAATTGGAAAACAACGAAGGAAAGCTATGGTCGCTGGAACAAATGGAGGTGACCGGAGGTGAACCCGACGTTGTTGGATACGATGAGAAAACAGATGAGTATATCTTCTATGATTGTGCGGCAGAAAGCCCTAAGGAACGCAGAAGTCTTTGTTATGACCGCAGAGCATTGGACTCCCGCAAACAGGCGAAGCCGGCAAGCAGCGTTATGGATATGGCGCAGACCATGGGCATTGAACTGCTAACGGAAGAAGAATACCGGGAACTGCAAAAGCTTGGTAAATTCGATCAAAAGACATCCAGCTGGGTAAAGACGCCGGATAATATTCGAGAACTGGGCGGTGCGATTTTCTGTGATTATCGCTATGGTACTGTCTTCGTTTATCATAACGGAGCTGAAAGCTACTACTCATCTAGAGGATTTCGAGGCGTATTGAAAGTATAA